ACACCTCCGACGAGTCGCCCGTGGTGACGGTGCCCAGCCCGGAGGCGTTCTGCACCTGCAGCAGCGCCACGTCCCGCGACCGGCTGTACCCGAGGACCTCGGCGCGGTAGGTGCGGCCGGTGTCCACGTCGGTCACCTTGATGCTGGTCGCCCCCGCGACGACGTGGTTGTTCGTCAGGACCTTGCCGTCCTCGGTGAGCACCATGCCGGTGCCCGCGGCCTGCTGCCCGGAGTACCCGAGCGTCGAGTACACGTCGACCAGGCCGGGCTCGACCTTCTCCGCGACCTCGGCCACGTCGAGCGTCGAGTTGCCGGTCTGCTCGTTGCGCAGGCTCCGCTCCAGCGGCGACGAGGTGCTGCCCGGCGACAGCGACCCGCGGCCCAGGTCCCACGCGACGAAACCCAGCACGACCAGCACCACCAGGCCCAGCGCGGCGAGCGCCGTGCCCAGCCCGCGCTTCCGGCGTGGCGGCGGCGGGGGTGGCGGCGCCCAGGGGTCGTACTGCGGTGGGTAATAGCTCATGAGTGCCCCTCCTCCGCCCTCCAGTGAACCCCGCTTCTCTGAGAATCGCCTGCCGCTCGGCCGTGAAACCCCTGAGAACCGGTCGCGTTTGCCAAGTTGACCTAGGGGTACACCAGGCCTGATGCGGAGGAGGACGGCTTTCGCGGGCCTCGCGCTCGCGGTCACGCTCACCGCCTGTTCCGGCAGCTCAGCAGCGAGCTACGAGGACAGTGCGGTCGTCAGCGCGCAGGAGGGCCTCTCCGCCGTCGGCACCCTGCACCAGGTCATCCGGGCCCACACCGAGGGCCGCCTGTTCCCCACGTTCGCCACCGCGGCGACCGACGACGTGCTCGCCACCGCCACCAAGGCGCTCGACGAGCTGGACAGCCGGCCGCCCACCAGCCCGGAGACCCAGCAGCTCTACGACGAGCTGCACCCGCACCTGCAGGACGCGGTCGCGCGCGTCACCGAGGCCCGCGAGGCGCTGGACTCGGGCGACACCGGCCGGATCGCCGCGGCGGACACCCAGCTGGTGCGGGTCGGCGACGAGCTGACCGCGTTCGTGGCGGGCCACCAGTGAAGAAGCTCATCGCCGTCACACTGGGCATCCTCACCGCCATCGGGGGGTTCGTCGACATCGGCGACCTGGTCGCCAACGCCCAGTCCGGCGCCCGCTTCGGCATGCGGCAGGCGTGGGTCGTGGTCGTCGGCGTCGTCGGCATCTGCGTGTTCGCCGAGATGGCGGGCCGCGTCGCCGCGGTCAGCGGCCGCCCGGTGTTCGACCTGGTGCGCGAGCGCCTCGGGCCGCGCATCGCGATGACCAACCTCGTCGGGTCCTACCTGGTCACGTTGCTGACCCTGACCGCGGAGATCGGCGGCATCGCGCTCACCATCCAGCTCGCCAGCGGCCTGCCGCACGTCTTGTGGGTGCCGCTGGCCGGGTTCGCCGTGTGGATCGTGCTGTGGCGCGTGAAGTTCCAGGTGATGGAACAGGTGTTCGGCGTGTTCGGGCTGGCGCTGGTGGTGTTCGTGGTCGCCCTGATCGCGCTCGACCCGCCGTGGGGCGCCTTCGCCGAGCAGCTCACGCACGCGGGCCCGCCGCAGGGCGAGAACTGGGGTACCTGGGGCTACCTCGCCGTGTCGTTGTTCGCCTCCGCCCTCACCCCGTACGAGGTGTTTTTCTTCTCCTCCGGCGGGGTCGAGGAGAAGTGGACGACGAAGGACCTGGCGACCGAGCGCAGCAACACCTTCGTCGGCTTCCCCCTCGGCGGGCTGCTCGGACTGGCGATCATGGGCTGCGCCGCGACGGTGTTCTTCCCCGCCGGCATCCAGGTCGACCAGCTCAGCCAGACCGCCCTGCCGGTCGCGCTGGCACTGGGCAAGCTGGGCCTGGTCGTGGTGATGATCGGGTTCTTCGCGGCCACGTTCGGCGCCGCGCTGGAGACCGGGCTGTCCACCGGGTACTCGATCGCGCAGTACTTCGGCTGGCAGTGGGGCAAGCTGGTGAAACCCCGTGAGGCGGCGCGGTTCCACACCGTGGTGCTGGTCAGCGTCCTGCTGGGCACGGCGGCCCTGCTGACGACGATCGACCCGGTGCAGATCACCGAGCTGTCGCTGCTGTTCAGCGCGGTGGTGCTGCCGCTGACCTACCTGCCGATCCTGGTCGTCGCCAACGACCGGGACTACCTCGGCGACCACGCGAACGGGCGGGTGCAGAACTTCCTCGGCGTGACGTTCCTGATCGTCGTCGTCGTCGCCGCGGTCGCGGCCGTCCCGCTCATGATCATCACCGGGATGGGGCAGACATGACCCACGGCCGCCCGGACCCGCTGCGGGTCGAATTCCACCTGCTGGACCGCCAGATCGTCGACGTCGACGGGCACCCGGTCGGCAAGGTCGACGACGTCGAACTGGCCCGCGACGCGGACGGCACCTACCACGTCGTCGCGTTGCTGGTCGGGCAGCACGCGCTGGGGCAGCGGATCGGCGGCCTGCTCGGGAAGGTGCTGTGCCGGCTGGCCACGCGACTGGGCGGCGGGCGGCCCGAGCCGCTGCGGATCACCTACGACCACGTGAAGCAGGTGAGCAGCGAGGTGACGCTGTCGCTGCGCGCGGAGGTGCTGGAGGTGCCGTCGCTGGAGAAGTGGTTGCGGGACAAGCTGATCGCGCGGATCCCGGGGAGCGGCCATGCCGGGGGATGAGGTGCGGGCGAGCGACCTGCTGGGACGCCGGGTGTACGACGCGCGCGGCCGTCCGCTGGGGAAGGTGACCGACCTGATCACGCGGCCGGACGAGCTCGGCCGGGAACGGACCGTCGCGGTGCTGGTGACCCCTCGCCGGCGGGGGCGGTTGCTGGGGTACGAGCGGACCAGCCAGCGCGGGCCGATGCTGCTGGCGTGGCTGGCGAAGGTGCTGCACCGGGGGACGCGGGAGGTGCCCTGGGCGGAGGTGCGCTGGGAACGCTAGGCCGGAGGGGCGGTGGTTCCCGCCGGCGGGGCGGAAGGGGAGCGGCTGGGTGGTGGTTCGCGCATCCAGTGCGGCCGTGGGGCGTCACCG
The window above is part of the Amycolatopsis thermoflava N1165 genome. Proteins encoded here:
- a CDS encoding NRAMP family divalent metal transporter produces the protein MKKLIAVTLGILTAIGGFVDIGDLVANAQSGARFGMRQAWVVVVGVVGICVFAEMAGRVAAVSGRPVFDLVRERLGPRIAMTNLVGSYLVTLLTLTAEIGGIALTIQLASGLPHVLWVPLAGFAVWIVLWRVKFQVMEQVFGVFGLALVVFVVALIALDPPWGAFAEQLTHAGPPQGENWGTWGYLAVSLFASALTPYEVFFFSSGGVEEKWTTKDLATERSNTFVGFPLGGLLGLAIMGCAATVFFPAGIQVDQLSQTALPVALALGKLGLVVVMIGFFAATFGAALETGLSTGYSIAQYFGWQWGKLVKPREAARFHTVVLVSVLLGTAALLTTIDPVQITELSLLFSAVVLPLTYLPILVVANDRDYLGDHANGRVQNFLGVTFLIVVVVAAVAAVPLMIITGMGQT
- a CDS encoding PRC-barrel domain-containing protein, which gives rise to MPGDEVRASDLLGRRVYDARGRPLGKVTDLITRPDELGRERTVAVLVTPRRRGRLLGYERTSQRGPMLLAWLAKVLHRGTREVPWAEVRWER